A single uncultured Acetobacterium sp. DNA region contains:
- a CDS encoding RimK family alpha-L-glutamate ligase: MLGWLLVNHETLEEPSIQTIIALIEKMGVNIRTVDVSEVQVMCDPSESQHCFIGGEAVDVPDFSLSAFFGGNNYHSKAVVKMLESLDVLCVNSSESLNNTADKLLTFQKLGAANQGFLFPKTVLMTPKTKPSFIASELGLPCVVKVMHGSKGKGVVQIKTEKELENILDIYAAMNFDDHILIQECIAASKGRDMRIMLSGGKFSTAYIRDNGDNFKSNLSQGGDLQFITPPAEVVEIAENAAAVLDIYFGSIDFLFGENDTYYICEANSMTGLTYSKDALSNSQSNPLLLTLKNIMEEAQKKKDRR; this comes from the coding sequence ATGCTAGGTTGGTTATTAGTCAATCACGAAACCCTTGAAGAACCATCGATCCAGACAATTATTGCGCTAATTGAAAAGATGGGCGTCAATATCAGAACTGTCGATGTTAGCGAGGTTCAGGTGATGTGCGATCCGAGTGAAAGCCAACACTGTTTTATCGGTGGCGAAGCGGTGGACGTTCCCGACTTTTCGCTGTCAGCTTTTTTCGGCGGGAATAACTATCATAGCAAGGCCGTTGTCAAAATGCTGGAATCACTGGATGTGCTGTGTGTTAACAGTTCCGAAAGCCTGAACAACACCGCCGACAAACTGTTGACCTTTCAAAAACTGGGAGCCGCCAATCAGGGCTTTTTATTCCCTAAAACGGTGCTGATGACCCCCAAAACTAAACCGTCTTTTATTGCCAGTGAACTGGGGCTGCCCTGTGTGGTCAAAGTAATGCATGGCAGCAAAGGAAAAGGGGTTGTTCAGATCAAAACCGAAAAAGAACTGGAAAACATCCTAGATATTTACGCCGCCATGAATTTTGATGATCATATTCTGATTCAGGAATGCATTGCTGCCTCAAAAGGCCGGGATATGCGGATTATGTTAAGCGGCGGAAAATTCTCAACCGCTTATATCCGTGACAATGGCGATAACTTTAAATCCAATCTTTCTCAGGGGGGCGATCTGCAGTTTATTACGCCACCGGCTGAGGTAGTGGAAATTGCCGAAAACGCTGCCGCGGTACTGGATATCTACTTTGGTAGCATTGATTTTCTGTTTGGCGAAAATGACACTTATTACATCTGTGAAGCTAACTCGATGACAGGACTGACCTATTCCAAGGATGCCCTCAGCAACAGCCAAAGCAACCCCTTGCTGCTGACTCTGAAGAACATTATGGAAGAGGCGCAGAAAAAGAAAGATAGAAGATAG